A single window of Syntrophus aciditrophicus SB DNA harbors:
- a CDS encoding MjaI family restriction endonuclease → MAKEWILNSAMNRFQLNFKRNVGPTSESIRQCAPATYNEWRDYYFSNVRTKEHIEDLGKKLYVKITEVISAEVEDVTEQDCIDYMLQMVIDRSFDGYITEIKTVYGQLEKELMVKIEPAPDEWDRLFNVDFFIKIQDKYIGIQIKPVNQGIQLSQIFKEKDLQAKTHEAFTKQYGGRVFYVYSSKVGERKEIRNKEVIIEIRQEIERLKTDMTR, encoded by the coding sequence GTGGCTAAGGAATGGATTCTAAACAGTGCGATGAACCGTTTCCAATTGAATTTCAAGAGAAATGTCGGCCCTACCTCGGAAAGCATCAGGCAGTGTGCGCCTGCAACATATAATGAATGGCGAGATTATTACTTTAGTAACGTCCGCACAAAAGAGCATATAGAAGACCTTGGCAAGAAACTCTACGTTAAAATCACCGAAGTCATTAGCGCTGAGGTGGAGGACGTTACCGAGCAAGACTGCATTGATTATATGTTGCAGATGGTCATAGACCGTTCATTTGATGGTTATATTACCGAGATCAAAACTGTTTACGGGCAATTGGAAAAAGAGCTTATGGTAAAAATCGAACCAGCACCAGATGAATGGGACAGGCTTTTCAATGTGGATTTTTTCATCAAAATTCAAGATAAGTACATAGGCATACAGATAAAACCGGTCAATCAGGGGATACAGTTATCGCAAATCTTCAAGGAAAAAGACTTGCAAGCCAAAACTCATGAAGCATTTACTAAGCAATATGGTGGAAGGGTTTTCTATGTTTATTCATCCAAGGTTGGGGAACGAAAAGAAATACGCAACAAAGAAGTCATCATTGAAATAAGACAAGAAATTGAACGTCTCAAGACTGACATGACCCGCTAA
- a CDS encoding alpha/beta fold hydrolase: MMTHHGRVLCAACLVVMLFWTAGCGRLCNYPINAPVERLVILNSNDEGYGVDMPQEKIFDTGKVKINYLDYGSPSAEPLVMLHGGAWRWQEYLSLIPSLSQRWHVYAMDLRGNGKSGWVSEHYRLEDFTEDTVAFIRQLDAPAVLIGHSLGGVIALMAAVRSPEKVKALIIEDSPLTMDNYKKIIDSSQDMFMLWLDLKKSVRSEKELSLSLADKYKDYPGVTSQWILFFSGCLWQLDPTYFNALLYDFNGFTKGYDAKEIMTKVKCPILFIRGEMQLGAVMTDEEISWLKENFSNVHYAQINSVGHLLHLEDRGQAPVMKEMKAFLERIPK, encoded by the coding sequence ATGATGACACACCATGGGCGAGTCCTCTGTGCTGCTTGCCTTGTTGTGATGCTGTTCTGGACAGCCGGCTGCGGCCGCCTCTGTAACTACCCAATAAATGCGCCCGTGGAAAGGTTGGTAATTCTTAATAGTAACGATGAGGGCTATGGGGTTGATATGCCACAGGAAAAAATCTTTGACACTGGCAAGGTGAAAATTAATTATCTGGATTATGGTTCTCCATCGGCCGAACCTCTGGTCATGCTCCATGGGGGAGCCTGGCGCTGGCAGGAATATCTTTCCCTCATTCCAAGCCTGTCTCAAAGATGGCATGTCTACGCTATGGATTTGAGAGGAAATGGCAAATCAGGCTGGGTTTCCGAGCACTATCGTCTGGAAGATTTTACTGAGGACACCGTGGCATTTATAAGACAATTGGATGCGCCGGCTGTACTCATAGGACACTCACTTGGCGGTGTGATAGCGCTCATGGCAGCCGTGCGCTCTCCGGAAAAGGTGAAAGCCCTCATTATTGAGGATTCACCTCTGACCATGGACAACTATAAGAAAATCATCGATTCAAGCCAGGACATGTTTATGCTCTGGCTTGATTTGAAGAAATCAGTTCGATCTGAAAAAGAGTTATCCCTTTCACTGGCAGACAAATATAAGGATTATCCGGGTGTCACCAGTCAATGGATCCTTTTCTTTTCCGGATGCCTGTGGCAGCTTGATCCCACTTACTTCAACGCACTGCTTTATGATTTTAACGGCTTCACCAAGGGATATGACGCCAAAGAGATAATGACGAAGGTTAAATGTCCCATTTTATTTATTCGGGGCGAGATGCAGCTCGGTGCGGTGATGACGGATGAGGAAATCTCCTGGCTGAAAGAGAATTTCAGCAATGTGCACTATGCCCAGATCAACAGTGTCGGCCATCTTTTGCATCTGGAGGATCGAGGTCAGGCACCGGTGATGAAAGAGATGAAGGCATTTCTCGAGCGTATACCAAAATAG